From Acidobacteriota bacterium:
ACCTCAAAAAAGAGATGCATGAGCAGAGATTCCGCGAGGACCTCTTTTTCCGTCTGAACGTCGTGCCGTTGTTTTCTCCGCCTCTTCGTGACCGAAAGGAAGACATCCCGCTTTTGATCGAGTACTTTTCCCGTTCGTTTTCCGAGGAAAACAATTTCCGACCCAAGCGTTTTTCCCGGGACGCCGTCGAGGCCATGGTTCAGCATCCCTGGAAAGGCAATGTCCGGGAGTTGAAAAATACCGTGGAACGCTTGCTCATCATGACGGATAACGATAAAATAGAAAAGGACGATCTTCCGGAAACGTTCCGGGAGGCGAAGAGCGTGGGAATTCCCGAGGCCGGCCGGGCCGACACCCTGCGCGATTTCAGGGAACTGGCGGAAAAGGAGTTTATCCTGGCCCGCCTCGAGGCCAACGGCTGGAACATCTCCCAGACGGCCAGGGAAATCAACACGCCCCGAAGCAATCTCTATAAGAAACTGGAACAGTATGGAATAAAAATAACGGCCGGAGTGGGCGAGGCGGTTGCCGCTCCGTCCCGAAAGGGACATGGAGAGGAGGAAAGTCCGGACTCCGCAGGGCAGGATGGTCGCTAACGGCGACACCGGGCGACCGGGGGAAAGTGCCACAGAAAACAAACCGCCCTCCGGGATCGGCGCAGCCGTTCCGGGGAGCAAGGGTGAAACGGCGAGGTAAGAGCTCACCGCCCCGATGGCGACATCGGGGGCACGGCAAACCCCATCCGGAGCAAGGCCAAGCGCACCCCATTTTGGGACGGCCCGTCCCAGGGGGGAGGTCGGCCGCTCGAACTTCCGGGCAACCGGGAGGCTAGTCAAATAACCGCCCCCGCCCGAAAGGCGGGAACAGAATCCGGCTTATGCCCCGCTCCGGCCGTTAATATCATTCTGTGAGGGTCCCATCGTCCAAACCCGCCGATTGACACCGGATATCATCTTGACCTATGCTTCATGCAAAGGAGGCAACCGAGATGAAAAAACTTAAATTGACGAAGAGCCTGGGCATGATCTTGCTGGGCATCTGGCTCATCCTGACCGGTCTGATCCCATTGATCAATTTTAATTTTGAGGGATTGTCCTTGATCATGGGAGTTTTAGCCATTGTCTCCGGTGTTTTGATCCTGCTCGGCCGGTAATTCGGAACAAGGACGTTCGGTGAAATTTCCTTTGACAGGATGGTGTTTTTTATCTATAATCATTCACGGTAACGCGGGGTAGAGCAGTCTGGTAGCTCGTCGGGCTCATAACCCGGAGGTCGCTGGTTCAAATCCAGCCCCCGCTACCACCCCCATATTTTCCTTCCTCCTTCATATCCTTTGCGCGGCATTTTTGTAACCGGATAATTTCAGCGGGACGGGTTCAATCTTTTTACGGCAACTTCGACTAATACATTGAGAGCAACAGATATGTTCACAAAAACGGCAGGGAGCAACGGCCGCTATCGGGTTCTTGTCGTCGAGGACGAAGCCCTCGTGGCGACGGATATTCAGAACACTCTTGAAAACATGGGACACATCGTGCTGGGCAGAGCCGCGACAGGCGAGGAAGCCGTCCGGAAAACCTCGTCTCTCAGGCCCGACCTCGTTCTCATGGACGTCAAACTCAAAGGCGACATGGACGGCATCCGGGCCGGGATTGAGATCCGGGCTCTCTATCAAACGCCGATCATCTATCTGACGGCCTACAGCGATCCGTTTCTCCAGGGAAAATCCACGGGGTTTCTGATGCCTAAAAATCCCGTTCTTTCCAAACCCTTCGACGTTGCCGAGCTCCGGTGGGCCATCGACACATGCCTGAACAGCCGATCCTCGACCGACCGCAAAACCTGCCACGCCTGATTCCTCCATCCATCGTGATTCCCGGAAATCCCGTTTCCGGCGAAGTCCCTCCCAAACCTTGAAGACGGACGTTCGATCTGGTATACATGAACAGGTAACAACATTCCGCCGGAGAGGAGACGATCGACATGTTTGAAGCCAAAGTTTACCAGGAACGCCGCAAACTTCTGAAAAAGCAGTTGAAGTCGGGGATTGTTCTTCTGCCCGCCAACGACGAATGCCCGATGAACTACGCGGCGAACACGTACAGATACCGCCAGGACAGTACGTTTCTTTATTTCTTCGGACTGAATATTCCCGGCCTGGCCGGAATCGTGGATATCGACGCCGGCAAGGACATCCTTTTCGGCGACGACATCGGAATCGACGACATCATCTGGATGGGCCATCTGCCGAAGATGAAGGACCGGGCCCGTTCGGTGGGCGTCGCCCGGATTGCACCGCTGAAGGACCTCGAAGTTTATCTGAAAAAAGCCCTTTCCGGGAAGCGGACGATTCATTTTCTCCCTCCCTACAGGCCCGGAATCGCAGCCAGGATCGAGAGTCTTTTGGGGTTGAAACCCGGGCAATCCCGGGAACGTGCGTCCGTCGACCTCATCCGGGCCGTCGTCGAACAGAGATCGGTCAAATCTCCGGCCGAGGTGGCCGAGATCGAAAAAGCCCTGGCGGTTACGGCCCGGATGTACGACGCCGCGTTTAGGATGACCAAACCCGGCCGCATGGAAAGCGAGATCGCCGGGACCATGGAGGGCATCGCCCTTGCCGCAGACTGCGCTCCCGCCTTTCCCCTGATCGTCACGATCAACGGCCATATCCTTCACAATCATTATCACGGCAACAAACTCAAAACCGGCCGGCTTCTGGTGGCCGATTCCGGCGCCGAGACGGCCGGCGGCTACAGCTCCGACATCACCCGGTCCATTCCTGTCGGAGGCCGGTTCAATCCGCGACAAAAGGACGTTTATTCCATCGTCCTGGCCGGCCAACTGGCCGCAATCAAGGCCATGAAACCGGGCGTCTCCTTCAAGGATGTTCATCTCCTGGCCGCCCGGACGATCGCCTCGGGACTCAAGGATCTCGGCCTGATGAAGGGCGATATCGACGAGGCCGTGGCCCAGGGCGCCCATGCCCTGTTCTTCCCCCACGGCCTGGGTCACATGCTCGGCCTGGATGTTCATGACATGGAAAACCTGGGAGAAAATCATGTCGGATATAATGGGACCGTCGAGCGCAGCCGCCAGTTCGGACTCGCTTATCTCCGCCTGGCCCGCGAGCTCCGCCCCGGTCATGTCGTGACCGTCGAACCCGGCATCTATTTCATCCCGGATCTCGTCGCCCTGTGGAAAAAAGGCAAAAAAGCGGCGGCGTTCATCGATTATGCCCGGGTTGAAAAATTCCTCGACTTCGGCGGGACGCGCGTCGAGGACGATGTCCTGGTGACGGAAACCGGACGCCGTGTTCTCGGGAAACCCATCCCCAAGACCATCAAGGATATCGAAAAAGCTTCGGCATAGAACGGATTTCAGGACTCGACCCATGACAACCCGGGTGGCGCTGGTGCAGCAATCCGCCTCGATCGACGAGCGGGCCAACCTCGAAAGGGGAATTTACGCCGTCAAGGAGGCGGCCGGTGCAGGCGCCCGGATTGTCGCGTTTGCCGAGTTGGCTTTTCAGCGATTCCATCCTCAGGTTCCGGCCGGACCCGACATTCTCTCGAAAGCCGAAACCATCCCCGGACCGACGACGGAGATTTTCCAGCGGCTGGCCGGGGATCTCGGCGTTGTCATCGTGCTCAATATCTTTGAAAGACAGGGGACGGACACGTACGATGCCTCTCCGGTCATCGACGCCGACGGACGGCTTCTCGGAACAACCCGCATGGTCCACATCATGGAAGGGCCGTGTTTTCATGAACGCGGCTATTACCGTCCCGGCGACGGGCGTGACATTGTCTTCGAAACCCGGGCCGGGAAAATCGGCGTGGCCATCTGCTATGACCGGCATTTCCCCGAATACATGCGGGCTCTCCGCATCCGCGGGGCCGAACTCGTCCTCATTCCCCAGGCCGGGGCGGTGGGGGAGTGGCCTGAAGGTCTGTTCGAGGCCGAGGTCCGTGTCGCGGCTTTTCAGAACGGATACTTCTGCGGCCTCGTCAACCGCGTCGGTCCCGAGGAGAAACTGACGTTCGCCGGCGAATCCTTTATGGCCGATCCCGACGGACGCATCCTGGCCCGGGCGGCGGCGGGCCGGGACGAGATTCTCTATGCCGACTGCGATCTGGAGGAGACGCACCGTTGCCACGCCGCCCGCCATTTCTGGCCCGACCGGCGGCCAGACCTTTACCGCACATTCAACAGGGGAGAGTGACCGGTCGTGAAACGCTGGTATGTCGTCAACACCAAACCCAAGAAAGAATCTCACGTCGAAAAGATTTTCCGTGAGGCCTCCTTTGACGTCTACAACCCCCAATACAAGTTTGAAAAACGCATCCGGCCCTTTTTTCCGGGATATGTCTTCCTCAAGTACGACGACGATCAGCCGTTCCGGCTCGTCGGCTACACACGGGGCGTCAAGAAAGTCGTGGGCAACCGCAACGGTCCGATTGCCCTTCCCGATGAGATCATCGACGGCATCCGATCCAGGGAAAAGAACGGGTTGATCGAGCTCGAAAAATTCGGTGAAACTCCCGCCGAGGGCGACGAGATCGAAGTCGTCGAAGGACCGCTCAAGGGTTTGAGGGGAATCTTTCTGAAAACCGTTTCCGACCGGGAACGCGTCATGATTTTAATGAACTACGTGTCCTACCAGGGCACCCTGCTCATCGAGCTCGGCAAGCTCAAGAAAACCCTGCCGCATTAACGGCCGAAACCGCCTCCACCCGGAGTTTCCATTCTGAAGACGTCGCCCGGATTGAGCAGGACATGAAATTTCGAACCGAGATTGCGGCGCCTTCCTCCGGAGATCAGAATGTTTTTTCCGGCCCGGCCCGGTTGCCCTCCGGATAAACCGTAGGGTTCAAACCGGCGCCGTTCGGAGATGACGGTCAATGTCACGGGAACGAAAAATTCGTATTCCCGGACGAGGCCGTTGCCTCCGGAGTTTCGGCCCGCACCGCCCGATCCCCGGCGAAGGCCGTATTTTCGGATTTTGACCGGGAGATTGTTTTCCAGGGCCTCGATGGGGGTATTGAGAGAATTCGTCATGTGGGAGTGGGTTCCGTCCACGCCGGGACGGGAGGGACCGCCGCCCGTTCCTCCTCCGATTGTTTCGTAATAAGCGAAGGACCCGCCCCGGGACGGATCGCAGCCCCCGAAAGCGATGTTATTCATGGTCCCCTGACCGGCCGCGGGAATCCGATCGGGAACGGCCTTGGCCAGGGCGCCAAGAAGAACATCCACGATCCTCTGGGACGTTTCGACATTACCGCCGGCACAGGCGGCCGGAAAATCGGCATTGACGACGAGCCCGCGGGGCGCCCGAATGGAGAGCGGCCGCATCAGGCCCGTATTGAAGGGGATTTCGTCGTCCAAGAGACATCGGAAAACATAGAGAACGGCCGAAGTGGTGACGGCCAGGTTGGCATTCACTCCGCCACGCACCTGAGGGGCCGAGCGGCTGAAATCCACGACGGCCCGGTCTCCGCGGACGCTGATTCGGACGTGGATGCGGATACCGGTTTCGCCGAATCCGTCGTCATCGAGGCGGTCTTCGAATTCGTAGGCACCGTCGGGAAGGGCGCGGATGGCCGCCCGAAGGAACGATTCCGAATAATCCTGGATCCGGCCGGCGTACCATTGAGTCTTCTCCAGGCCCTCCCTGTCAAGGACTTCCTTGATGCGGGCACAGCCCGTGCTGTTGGCCGCGACTTGAGCCAGGAGATCGCCTCTGCGTTCATCCGGCGTCCGTACATTGGCCAGGATGAGGTCCATAATCCCGTGATTCAGGCGGCCACGGGACACCAGTTTCAGCGGAGGAATGATCAGACCTTCCTGAAAAATCTCCTCGGCCAAAGGCATGGAACCCGGCGTCATGCCCCCGACATCGGCGTGGTGGGCTCTGTTGGCCACAAGGAAACACAGCGTTCCGGAATGAAAAACCGGCGAGATGCAGGTGATGTCCGGTAGGTGCGTTCCGCCGCTGTAGGGATCGTTGAGAACAACGAGATCGCCCTCCTCGAAGGACTGCGCTTTCAAAGCCGCCCGCACCGATAGCGGCATGGCTCCCAGATGCACCGGGATGTGCGACCCCTGGGCCAAAGTTTCGCCCGCGGGCGTAAACAGGGCGCAGGAAAAATCCCGGCGTTCCTTGATGTTGGGCGACAGCGCCGTCCGGCCCAGAACCGCGGCCATTTCTTCCGAAATGGAAATGAACATGTTCTTGAAAAGTTCGAGTTCAATGGGATCGAAGGAGATCAAGGCGCCGGTGTCCTCTCGATGAGCAGATTGAGAAAGCCGTCGATCCGGCCCGCATATCCCGGAGGAACGAAAGCCGTCGATTCGGCGTCCACGACAAGACAGGGTCCGGGAAGACAATCCCCCGCCTGGAGAAGCGAACGGTCGTAGACACAGGCGGAAAACGTCTTGTTATCGAAGTGTAAAGACGTCTTTCGAACGGCGGCGCTCCCGGGGATTCCACGATTTCTCATGCGTCTTCGGATCAGACGCGGCTTGGGCGAGGAGGCCACGGCCTTAATGCGGATGTTGACGATCTCCACCAGGCGGTCCGGATGATGGTAGGCGTAGTGTTGCTGATGCAGGCGATGAAAGGCCTCGGACAGTCCGCAGCCGGGCTTTGAGACCGGATCCGGCACAAGATGGATTTCGTAGGATTGGCCGACATACCGGAGGTCGAAAGACCTCTTCATCGTCACATCCCCGGACGAAAAGCCGTCGGCCGCCATGTCCGCCGCGGCTCTTCGCTCCAGTTTGTTAAAAAGGCGTTCCAACTCGACCGCCGTCACCCGGCTTTCCGGCTTGAGCAGCGAGGCGGAATAGTCCTTGATGGCGTCGGCCATGATCAGGCCGAAGGCGGACAGAACCCCGGCGAAGGGGGGAATGACGACCCGGGGCATGCGAAGACGCTCCGCGATCTCGACGGCATGCATGCCTCCTGCGCCGCCGAATGAGAACAGGGAAAAATTTCTGGGATCGGTCCCGCGTTCGATCGAAATCACTCGGATGGCCTTTTCCATGTTGGCGTTGGCGACGGCCACAATCCCCGAGGCGGTCTCCTTGACGTTTTTTCCGATTTTTCGGGCCAGGCGTTCGATCGCCATCCGGCTCCGGTCCGGATGAAGGGCCATGCGACCGCCCAGAAAAAAATCGGGGTCGAGACGGCCGAGGACAAGGTCGGCATCCGTTACGGTGGGCTCTTCGCCCCGGCCGTAACAGGCGGGCCCAGGATCGGCTCCGGCGCTCTGAGGACCCACGCGGAGCGACCCGCCGCGGTCCCGATAGGCCAGAGAACCGCCCCCGGCCCCGACAGTGTGGATATCGATAACGGGCGTGCGCACGGCAAAGTCGCCGACACGGCATTCCTGAGCTCTTCGGATTCCACCCGCAATCAGGGACACATCGGTTGATGTGCCGCCCATGTCGAAGCTGACGATATTCCGCCAACCGGCGGCGCGGGCGAGGTGATGGGCGCCCACGACGCCTCCGGCCGGTCCGGACAAAGCCGTGCGGATGGGCTCACGTCTCGCCCCGCTTACGGAGATGTACCCCTCATTGGACTGCATGATGCGCAAGGCGACGCCCCGGAGTTGTTTTTCGAGATCGGCCAGATAACGTTCCATGACGGGCATCAACCAGGCGTTGACCGCCGTGGCCAGCGTCCGTTCGTATTCCCGGTGTTCGGGAAGAAGCCGGCTGGAGATCGAGGCCGGAATTCCGGCCCGGCGCAGTTCCCGGGCCACGATGTTTTCGTGGGAGGCATTGGCATAGGCATGCAAGAGGGAAACGGCGGCGGCGTCGACCCGGAACTTCCGGATCCGCGCAACCAGTCGCTTCGCGTCCTTCGGATCGACGGCGGTTTCCACTTTTCCTCCCGCCAGGATCCGCTCCCGGAGACCGAAGCACAAACACGGTGCAACGGGAGAAAACCGCGGTTCGGGCTGGAGATCGTAAAGATTCCCGCGCGTCTGGCGGCCGACGGCCAGAAGATCCTCGAAACCGGCCGTAACGATTAGAGCGATTCGGCCGCCCTTTTTTTCCAGGAGGGCGTTCGTGGCCACGGTCGTTCCGTGAACGACGAACAGGGATTCATTGAGAATATCGCGAAGGCCTTCGACAACGGCCCGGGACGGGTTGCCGGGTGTGGAGAGGACCTTGCGGACGGAGAGAGTGCCGTTTTTCCAGATGACAAAATCTGTGAACGTGCCTCCCGTATCGATCCCGACACGCAGAGACGGGGCGGGAACCGGACGGGCGCCGCGTTTATTCATGGGAATCGAGCGTTCAGCGGCAGGTCGAGCAGGAATGGGATGAGCAGGACGAACAGCTGCTTGAGGCGGCCTTGATGCGGCCGCCTCCGCCCCCGATGCCGAACGTCGAGGGCTTTTTTTCGACGTCCGCCGAGCCGCATTCCGAGCACGATACCCCGTGAACTCCGTTCAGGGAGACAATGCGTTCAAAAAGCGTCCCGCAGCTTCGGCAGAGAAACTCATAAATCGGCATCAGCGTCAGGACTTGAGAACCGCAATCGCCTCGATTTCAACTTTGACGTCGCGCGGCAGGCGTGCGACCTGGACGGCGGCCCGGGCGGGGTAGGGCGGCTTGAAGAATTCGCCGTAAACGGCGTTCATGCGGGTGAAATCATTCATGTCTTCGAGAAAAACCGTCGCCTTCACGACCTCGGAGAAAGACACGCCCGAAGCCTGGAGAACGGCGCCCAGATTTTGAAGAACAAGACGCGTCTGGTCCTCGATGCTCCCGGTGTTGAGGTCTCCCGTGGCCGGATCGATGGGGATTTGTCCCGAACAAAAGAGAAATCCGCCGGCCGCGACGCCTTGAGAATAGGGTCCGATGGCTTTCGGCGCCTTGTCCGTTTGGATGGCCTGTTTCATATCTTGGCTCCTTGTCGTCTTGGGAAAAATTCCGGCGGCCAGAACCCCCAGAAATCCCAGGGCGAAAAAAACTTTTCGTCTTTCCATGCCTATTTCAGCGCCGCCAACGCTTCAACGATGAACTTCCAGAATTTTTCCACCGACCGGATGTGGACCTTTTCGTCCGGGGAGTGCGGATTGCGCATGGTGGGGCCGAAGGAAATCATGTCCATGCCGGGATGCTTTTCGCCGATGATCCCGCACTCCAGACCGGCATGCACGGCGGCGACGCCGGCTTGCTTTCCGAAAGTCTTGGCATAAACCTCACGAAGAGTCTTCAACAGGGGAGAGTCGAGTTTGGGCATCCAGCCGGGGTAGCCGTCAGGCTGATGGGTCTTGGCGCCGGCCAGCTCACAGGCCGCCCGTATGGTCAAACGGGCGGCGGCCAGAGCGGATGCGATGGAGCTTCTCGAGCTGCAGACAATCTGGATGCGCGACTTCGTTGTCCTGACGATGGCCAGGTTCGTCGATGTCTCGACGAGATCCTTCATTTCGGGATGCATGGCCAGAACCCCGTGGGGAAGAGCCAGCAGAAGGTGCACCAGGGCCGACTGGGATTCCGAGGTCAGGGGAGCCTCCCGGATATCCGGATTCTTCTTCAAAGACCAGGCGGCTTCGGTTTCCACGGCCTTGTATTCCGTTTGAATATCGGCAAACGTCTTCTTGAAAAATGCCGTCAGCTTTTTGAGCTGGGCGGGAGGGATCTTCAAATCAGCCCAGGCTTCGCGGGCGATGGCGTTGCGCTTGCTTCCGGCTTCGAAAGATACGATTTCGAAACGGAACTCCAGAAGGGCCAAACCCAGCATCCGGGCCAGAAGCTTGATGGCGTTCCCGCGGCCCTGATTGATGTCGAGCCCGGAGTGCCCGCCCCGGAACCCCGTCAGCTTGAGCCGGTGAACATCCCGGGACGCCGCACTTTTTCTTTTGATCGGCAGGAAAATCTCGGTGTCCGCTCCGCCGGCGCAGCCGATGGTGAAAACGCCTTCGTCTTCACTGTCCAGATTGAACAGCTTCTTGCCCTTCAACCATCCTTTTTTGATACGGGTCGCCCCGGTCAATCCGGTCTCTTCATCCACCGTAAAGAGGAACTCGAGCGGAGGGTGCTTCAGGTCGTCGGATTCCATGACGGCCAGGGCGGCGGCCAGTCCGATGCCGTTGTCGGCGCCTAGCGTTGTGCCTTCGGCCTTGACCCATTCGCCCTCGACATAAGCCCGGATCGGGT
This genomic window contains:
- a CDS encoding hydantoinase/oxoprolinase family protein → MNKRGARPVPAPSLRVGIDTGGTFTDFVIWKNGTLSVRKVLSTPGNPSRAVVEGLRDILNESLFVVHGTTVATNALLEKKGGRIALIVTAGFEDLLAVGRQTRGNLYDLQPEPRFSPVAPCLCFGLRERILAGGKVETAVDPKDAKRLVARIRKFRVDAAAVSLLHAYANASHENIVARELRRAGIPASISSRLLPEHREYERTLATAVNAWLMPVMERYLADLEKQLRGVALRIMQSNEGYISVSGARREPIRTALSGPAGGVVGAHHLARAAGWRNIVSFDMGGTSTDVSLIAGGIRRAQECRVGDFAVRTPVIDIHTVGAGGGSLAYRDRGGSLRVGPQSAGADPGPACYGRGEEPTVTDADLVLGRLDPDFFLGGRMALHPDRSRMAIERLARKIGKNVKETASGIVAVANANMEKAIRVISIERGTDPRNFSLFSFGGAGGMHAVEIAERLRMPRVVIPPFAGVLSAFGLIMADAIKDYSASLLKPESRVTAVELERLFNKLERRAAADMAADGFSSGDVTMKRSFDLRYVGQSYEIHLVPDPVSKPGCGLSEAFHRLHQQHYAYHHPDRLVEIVNIRIKAVASSPKPRLIRRRMRNRGIPGSAAVRKTSLHFDNKTFSACVYDRSLLQAGDCLPGPCLVVDAESTAFVPPGYAGRIDGFLNLLIERTPAP
- a CDS encoding response regulator — its product is MFTKTAGSNGRYRVLVVEDEALVATDIQNTLENMGHIVLGRAATGEEAVRKTSSLRPDLVLMDVKLKGDMDGIRAGIEIRALYQTPIIYLTAYSDPFLQGKSTGFLMPKNPVLSKPFDVAELRWAIDTCLNSRSSTDRKTCHA
- a CDS encoding aminopeptidase P family protein, which codes for MFEAKVYQERRKLLKKQLKSGIVLLPANDECPMNYAANTYRYRQDSTFLYFFGLNIPGLAGIVDIDAGKDILFGDDIGIDDIIWMGHLPKMKDRARSVGVARIAPLKDLEVYLKKALSGKRTIHFLPPYRPGIAARIESLLGLKPGQSRERASVDLIRAVVEQRSVKSPAEVAEIEKALAVTARMYDAAFRMTKPGRMESEIAGTMEGIALAADCAPAFPLIVTINGHILHNHYHGNKLKTGRLLVADSGAETAGGYSSDITRSIPVGGRFNPRQKDVYSIVLAGQLAAIKAMKPGVSFKDVHLLAARTIASGLKDLGLMKGDIDEAVAQGAHALFFPHGLGHMLGLDVHDMENLGENHVGYNGTVERSRQFGLAYLRLARELRPGHVVTVEPGIYFIPDLVALWKKGKKAAAFIDYARVEKFLDFGGTRVEDDVLVTETGRRVLGKPIPKTIKDIEKASA
- a CDS encoding hydantoinase B/oxoprolinase family protein, translated to MISFDPIELELFKNMFISISEEMAAVLGRTALSPNIKERRDFSCALFTPAGETLAQGSHIPVHLGAMPLSVRAALKAQSFEEGDLVVLNDPYSGGTHLPDITCISPVFHSGTLCFLVANRAHHADVGGMTPGSMPLAEEIFQEGLIIPPLKLVSRGRLNHGIMDLILANVRTPDERRGDLLAQVAANSTGCARIKEVLDREGLEKTQWYAGRIQDYSESFLRAAIRALPDGAYEFEDRLDDDGFGETGIRIHVRISVRGDRAVVDFSRSAPQVRGGVNANLAVTTSAVLYVFRCLLDDEIPFNTGLMRPLSIRAPRGLVVNADFPAACAGGNVETSQRIVDVLLGALAKAVPDRIPAAGQGTMNNIAFGGCDPSRGGSFAYYETIGGGTGGGPSRPGVDGTHSHMTNSLNTPIEALENNLPVKIRKYGLRRGSGGAGRNSGGNGLVREYEFFVPVTLTVISERRRFEPYGLSGGQPGRAGKNILISGGRRRNLGSKFHVLLNPGDVFRMETPGGGGFGR
- a CDS encoding nitrilase-related carbon-nitrogen hydrolase, with the translated sequence MTTRVALVQQSASIDERANLERGIYAVKEAAGAGARIVAFAELAFQRFHPQVPAGPDILSKAETIPGPTTEIFQRLAGDLGVVIVLNIFERQGTDTYDASPVIDADGRLLGTTRMVHIMEGPCFHERGYYRPGDGRDIVFETRAGKIGVAICYDRHFPEYMRALRIRGAELVLIPQAGAVGEWPEGLFEAEVRVAAFQNGYFCGLVNRVGPEEKLTFAGESFMADPDGRILARAAAGRDEILYADCDLEETHRCHAARHFWPDRRPDLYRTFNRGE
- a CDS encoding RidA family protein, which produces MKQAIQTDKAPKAIGPYSQGVAAGGFLFCSGQIPIDPATGDLNTGSIEDQTRLVLQNLGAVLQASGVSFSEVVKATVFLEDMNDFTRMNAVYGEFFKPPYPARAAVQVARLPRDVKVEIEAIAVLKS
- a CDS encoding zinc ribbon domain-containing protein, with amino-acid sequence MPIYEFLCRSCGTLFERIVSLNGVHGVSCSECGSADVEKKPSTFGIGGGGGRIKAASSSCSSCSSHSCSTCR
- a CDS encoding transcription termination/antitermination NusG family protein, translating into MKRWYVVNTKPKKESHVEKIFREASFDVYNPQYKFEKRIRPFFPGYVFLKYDDDQPFRLVGYTRGVKKVVGNRNGPIALPDEIIDGIRSREKNGLIELEKFGETPAEGDEIEVVEGPLKGLRGIFLKTVSDRERVMILMNYVSYQGTLLIELGKLKKTLPH
- a CDS encoding aminoacyl-histidine dipeptidase: MTTRLNDLKPSHLWKHFEKILEIPHCSGNEKKLGDYVLSVAAAHNLSARRDKVGNIVVEKKASPGYENAEGVILQGHLDMVGEKNSDTVHDFAKDPIRAYVEGEWVKAEGTTLGADNGIGLAAALAVMESDDLKHPPLEFLFTVDEETGLTGATRIKKGWLKGKKLFNLDSEDEGVFTIGCAGGADTEIFLPIKRKSAASRDVHRLKLTGFRGGHSGLDINQGRGNAIKLLARMLGLALLEFRFEIVSFEAGSKRNAIAREAWADLKIPPAQLKKLTAFFKKTFADIQTEYKAVETEAAWSLKKNPDIREAPLTSESQSALVHLLLALPHGVLAMHPEMKDLVETSTNLAIVRTTKSRIQIVCSSRSSIASALAAARLTIRAACELAGAKTHQPDGYPGWMPKLDSPLLKTLREVYAKTFGKQAGVAAVHAGLECGIIGEKHPGMDMISFGPTMRNPHSPDEKVHIRSVEKFWKFIVEALAALK